In a single window of the Sphingosinicella microcystinivorans genome:
- a CDS encoding ABC transporter substrate-binding protein has protein sequence MRRRDVLAAGALAWLAGCGRAGSQSPTLVIGKPGDISTMDPAITTMSGDFAPIGLAYEKLVRFVMKDGAPTGDVEGELARAWTLDADGRSWVFDLSPGHRFDDGSEVTADAVRFSFERCLKIGRGVAQALGGLEAVEVQGPHRVRFRMAAAMPIFPLILALAPMVVINPRVMRFETNGDLARAWLSEHTAGSGPYHVTGWLRGQRVTLKANPFAAVKPRHFERVAIKVVKDESAYRTQLRKGDIDIYESVTPDAVEPLAAMEGVRVISQPMPLVIALVPNNRRKPLSDVRVRRALAHAVDAAGIARTIVRGRASMIHGVLPAGVPGQDASIPLIAYDPAEARRLLDEAGIAPGLALTLSYAQTSAASDTVALAIQSQLAKVGIDLRLEVLAPSAMSKVRSGDFDLSISTWYADFPDPWPIMKFAYNSANIGEGLNLSRYSNPAVDRLLNTAEATMDQAERIRLYREAQRIIVSDQPMIDLFSLHGIIACRADIEGFDYSFWQPGIYNAAAMSRRAESAAA, from the coding sequence ATGAGGCGCCGCGACGTCCTTGCAGCGGGCGCGCTCGCGTGGCTTGCCGGTTGCGGACGCGCAGGCAGCCAATCGCCGACGCTGGTGATCGGCAAGCCCGGCGACATCAGCACGATGGACCCGGCGATCACCACCATGTCGGGCGATTTCGCGCCGATCGGGCTCGCCTACGAAAAGCTCGTGCGCTTCGTGATGAAGGACGGCGCGCCGACCGGCGACGTGGAAGGCGAACTCGCGCGGGCGTGGACGCTCGATGCCGACGGGCGAAGCTGGGTGTTCGACCTTTCGCCCGGACACCGTTTCGACGACGGCAGCGAGGTGACGGCGGACGCCGTGCGCTTCTCGTTCGAACGCTGCCTGAAGATCGGGCGCGGCGTCGCGCAGGCGCTCGGCGGGCTCGAAGCGGTGGAGGTGCAAGGCCCCCACCGCGTGCGCTTCCGCATGGCGGCAGCGATGCCGATCTTCCCGCTGATCCTCGCGCTCGCGCCGATGGTCGTCATCAACCCGCGCGTGATGCGTTTCGAGACGAACGGCGATCTCGCGCGTGCGTGGCTTTCCGAACACACGGCGGGCAGCGGCCCCTATCACGTCACCGGCTGGCTGCGCGGCCAGCGCGTGACGCTGAAGGCCAACCCGTTCGCGGCTGTGAAGCCGCGCCATTTCGAGCGCGTCGCCATCAAGGTGGTGAAGGACGAATCGGCCTATCGCACGCAGCTTCGCAAGGGCGACATCGACATCTACGAATCGGTGACGCCGGACGCCGTGGAACCGCTCGCCGCGATGGAGGGCGTGCGCGTGATCTCGCAGCCGATGCCGCTCGTCATCGCGCTCGTCCCCAACAACCGGAGGAAGCCGCTCAGCGACGTGCGCGTGCGCCGCGCGCTGGCGCACGCGGTCGACGCGGCGGGGATCGCGCGCACCATCGTGCGCGGGCGCGCCTCCATGATCCACGGCGTCCTGCCGGCCGGCGTGCCGGGACAGGACGCGTCGATCCCGCTCATCGCCTACGACCCGGCGGAAGCGCGCCGCCTGCTGGACGAAGCGGGCATCGCGCCCGGCCTCGCACTCACCCTGTCCTACGCGCAGACCTCCGCCGCGAGCGACACGGTCGCGCTCGCCATCCAGAGCCAGCTTGCGAAGGTCGGCATCGACCTCCGGCTCGAAGTGCTCGCGCCCTCGGCGATGAGCAAGGTGCGCAGCGGCGACTTCGACCTTTCGATCAGCACCTGGTACGCCGATTTCCCCGACCCGTGGCCGATCATGAAGTTCGCCTACAATTCCGCGAACATCGGTGAGGGGCTCAATCTCTCGCGCTATTCCAATCCCGCCGTCGACAGGCTGCTGAACACAGCGGAAGCGACGATGGATCAGGCAGAACGCATCCGGCTCTATCGCGAGGCGCAGCGCATCATCGTTTCCGACCAGCCGATGATCGACCTGTTCTCGCTGCACGGCATCATCGCCTGCCGCGCCGACATCGAAGGCTTCGACTACAGCTTCTGGCAGCCCGGCATCTACAACGCCGCCGCCATGTCGCGCCGCGCGGAAAGCGCCGCGGCATGA
- a CDS encoding ABC transporter permease — MTIAKRLAGLVAVIFGVTVITFAISHMIPGDPAQMLAGPRATPEAVAKIRADLGLDRPLLTQYTRYLGDLLSGDLGTSIVTGRPVATDLAQVFPATIELIVAALAVSITAGILVGTLAAVYRGSPLDVAARLMASASISIPAFWLALMLLLLFYGVLGWLPGDGRIGVAFDPPPHVTGFYTLDALFAGNLALLADALAHLALPALTLAFASVGGIIRVVRSSMIEVLNEDYIRTAVASGLPRRTIIFNHALRNALIPVVTMLGLEAAALLFGSVVVETVFVWPGAGSYVLGAIFALDFPVIMGFTVIASVAYVLINTGVDLLYRVLNPAIREIG; from the coding sequence ATGACGATCGCGAAACGCCTCGCTGGTCTCGTCGCAGTGATCTTCGGCGTCACCGTCATCACCTTCGCGATTTCGCACATGATTCCGGGCGATCCCGCGCAGATGCTCGCCGGGCCGCGCGCGACGCCGGAAGCCGTGGCGAAGATCCGCGCCGACCTCGGCCTCGACCGGCCGCTTCTCACGCAATACACGCGCTATCTCGGCGATCTCCTGAGCGGCGATCTCGGCACCTCGATCGTCACCGGCAGACCGGTCGCCACCGATCTCGCGCAGGTGTTTCCCGCCACCATCGAACTCATCGTCGCCGCGCTCGCCGTTTCGATCACGGCGGGCATCCTCGTCGGCACGCTCGCCGCCGTCTATCGCGGCTCGCCGCTCGACGTCGCCGCGCGCCTCATGGCCTCGGCCTCGATCTCGATCCCGGCGTTCTGGCTGGCGCTCATGCTGCTGCTGCTGTTCTACGGCGTGCTCGGCTGGCTGCCGGGCGACGGGCGCATCGGCGTCGCCTTCGACCCGCCGCCGCACGTCACCGGGTTCTACACGCTCGACGCGCTGTTCGCGGGAAACCTCGCGCTGCTGGCGGACGCGCTCGCGCACCTCGCGCTTCCGGCGCTGACGCTGGCGTTCGCCTCGGTGGGCGGCATCATCCGCGTGGTGCGCTCCTCGATGATCGAGGTGCTGAACGAGGACTATATCCGCACGGCCGTCGCGAGCGGCCTGCCGCGCCGCACGATCATCTTCAACCATGCGCTGAGGAACGCGCTGATCCCGGTCGTCACCATGCTGGGGCTGGAGGCGGCGGCGCTGCTGTTCGGCTCGGTCGTCGTCGAGACCGTGTTCGTCTGGCCGGGCGCGGGCTCCTATGTGCTCGGCGCGATCTTCGCGCTCGATTTCCCCGTCATCATGGGATTCACCGTGATCGCCTCCGTCGCCTACGTGCTCATCAACACGGGCGTCGATCTCCTTTACCGCGTGCTCAACCCCGCGATCCGGGAGATCGGCTGA
- a CDS encoding ABC transporter permease: MRRPPSLVIGGALVALIMLAALLAPWLVPDPNAIALDQRLLPPSALHWAGTDEVGRDLFARILWGLRASLAAAIAIVVMASVAGTLIGSLSGFVGGLVDTALMRLMDMAMALPGLVVAMALTAALGASLPNAVLALGLLGIPYYARVSRAEALALANRDFVRASAVMGAGLWRQLRVNIIPNLAAQVLVVMTLHIGAAILAVAALSFIGLGAQPPASELGMLVGTGRRYILEQWWYSLFPGLVIVVTVLAFNLLGDGLRDRIDPRAGKRSLVG, translated from the coding sequence ATGCGCCGCCCGCCCTCGCTCGTGATCGGCGGCGCGCTCGTCGCGCTCATCATGCTGGCCGCGCTGCTCGCGCCGTGGCTGGTGCCGGACCCGAACGCCATCGCGCTCGATCAGCGGCTGCTGCCGCCCTCGGCGCTCCACTGGGCGGGAACAGATGAAGTCGGCCGCGACCTCTTCGCGCGTATCCTCTGGGGCCTGCGCGCGTCGCTCGCGGCGGCGATCGCCATCGTCGTCATGGCGAGCGTCGCGGGCACCCTCATCGGCAGCCTGTCCGGCTTCGTCGGCGGCCTCGTCGACACGGCGCTGATGCGCCTGATGGACATGGCGATGGCGCTTCCCGGCCTCGTCGTCGCGATGGCGCTCACCGCCGCGCTCGGCGCCAGCCTGCCGAACGCCGTGCTGGCGCTCGGCCTGCTCGGCATCCCCTATTACGCGCGCGTCTCGCGCGCCGAGGCGCTGGCGCTGGCGAACCGGGATTTCGTGCGTGCATCGGCGGTGATGGGCGCGGGCCTCTGGCGGCAGCTTCGCGTCAACATCATCCCCAATCTCGCCGCGCAGGTGCTGGTGGTGATGACGCTGCACATCGGCGCCGCGATCCTCGCCGTCGCCGCGCTCAGCTTCATCGGCCTCGGCGCGCAGCCGCCCGCCTCGGAGCTCGGGATGCTCGTCGGCACGGGCCGCCGCTACATCCTCGAACAATGGTGGTATTCGCTGTTTCCGGGCCTCGTCATCGTCGTCACGGTGCTGGCGTTCAACCTCCTCGGCGACGGGCTTCGCGACCGTATCGACCCCCGCGCCGGCAAGCGGTCGCTGGTGGGATGA
- a CDS encoding ABC transporter ATP-binding protein translates to MTQPLLGYRDFSLEFPTPEGPAKALDRGSITVGAGEIVGLVGESGSGKSVAAMSAMRLLPRGAYRVTGGSLNVFGRDVMAMDARDLEALRGAEIGMIFQEPMNALNPAIRVGEQIAAVLRRHKRLGRAEASAEAERLLGDMLIADPAVVMKLYPAALSGGMRQRVLIAMAFACKPRLLIADEPTTALDVTVQAQVLSIIRDRARALGTAVLFISHDMAVVGQLCDRLYVLYAGTVVESGPTQAVLAAPRHPYTRVLLAALPDGHPPRSELAAIPGSVPSLVDPPEGCRFRPRCARAADDCTRRPPLGEAPHAAACWHPEIAA, encoded by the coding sequence GTGACGCAGCCCCTGCTCGGCTACCGGGACTTCAGCCTGGAATTCCCGACGCCCGAAGGCCCGGCGAAGGCGCTCGACCGCGGGTCGATCACGGTCGGCGCGGGCGAGATCGTCGGCCTCGTCGGCGAATCCGGCTCGGGCAAATCGGTCGCGGCAATGTCGGCGATGCGCCTGCTGCCGCGCGGCGCGTACCGTGTCACCGGCGGGTCGCTGAATGTCTTCGGGCGCGACGTGATGGCGATGGACGCGCGCGATCTCGAGGCGCTGCGCGGCGCGGAGATCGGCATGATCTTCCAGGAGCCGATGAACGCGCTCAACCCCGCGATCCGCGTCGGCGAACAGATCGCCGCCGTGCTTCGCCGCCACAAGCGGCTCGGCCGCGCGGAGGCGTCGGCGGAGGCCGAGCGCCTGCTCGGCGACATGCTGATCGCGGACCCGGCGGTAGTGATGAAACTCTATCCGGCGGCACTCAGCGGCGGGATGCGGCAGCGCGTGCTGATCGCGATGGCGTTCGCCTGCAAGCCCCGGTTGCTGATCGCCGACGAGCCGACGACCGCGCTCGACGTGACGGTGCAGGCGCAGGTGCTCTCGATCATCCGCGACCGCGCCCGCGCGCTCGGCACGGCGGTGCTGTTCATCAGCCACGACATGGCGGTGGTCGGCCAGCTCTGCGACCGGCTCTACGTGCTCTACGCGGGCACCGTCGTCGAAAGCGGGCCGACGCAGGCGGTGCTCGCCGCGCCGCGCCATCCCTACACGCGCGTATTGCTCGCCGCGCTGCCGGACGGGCACCCGCCGCGAAGCGAGCTCGCGGCGATTCCCGGCAGCGTGCCGTCGCTGGTCGACCCGCCCGAAGGCTGCCGGTTCCGCCCGCGCTGCGCGCGCGCCGCGGACGACTGCACGCGCCGCCCGCCGCTCGGCGAGGCGCCGCACGCCGCCGCCTGCTGGCACCCGGAAATCGCGGCATGA
- a CDS encoding ATP-binding cassette domain-containing protein: MTDAIAVDDLVIRYPGRKMPAVDGVSLRVARGRTLGVLGESGCGKSTLAQAMAGLVKPASGRIAFDGVTLEPRRRFGRAAPAPAQMIFQDPQGSLNPRRRVWQIIAEPLAIAGEDTRAQRLRAADLGAEVGLSPEHLDRFPHAFSGGQRQRIAIARALATDARILILDEPTSALDVSVQAQVLNLLLRLQRARGMTCVFISHNVSVIRHMSDEIAVMQAGRIVEAGPAAAVLERPGHPYTRALIAAVPRLCA; the protein is encoded by the coding sequence ATGACGGACGCCATCGCCGTCGACGATCTCGTGATCCGCTATCCGGGCCGGAAGATGCCCGCCGTGGACGGCGTCTCGCTGCGCGTCGCGCGCGGCCGCACGCTCGGCGTCCTCGGCGAATCCGGCTGCGGCAAGAGCACGCTCGCGCAAGCGATGGCGGGGCTGGTGAAACCGGCGTCGGGCAGGATCGCCTTCGACGGCGTGACACTCGAACCCCGGCGGCGCTTCGGCCGCGCCGCGCCCGCGCCCGCGCAGATGATCTTCCAGGACCCGCAAGGCTCGCTCAATCCGCGCCGCCGCGTCTGGCAGATCATCGCCGAGCCGCTCGCCATCGCGGGCGAGGACACGCGGGCGCAGCGCCTGCGCGCCGCCGACCTCGGCGCCGAGGTCGGGCTGTCGCCCGAACACCTCGACCGCTTCCCGCACGCCTTCTCGGGCGGCCAGCGGCAGCGCATCGCCATCGCGCGGGCGCTCGCCACCGATGCGCGCATCCTCATCCTCGACGAGCCGACCTCGGCGCTCGACGTTTCCGTGCAGGCGCAGGTGCTGAACCTGCTGCTCCGCCTCCAGCGCGCGCGGGGCATGACGTGCGTGTTCATCAGCCACAACGTCTCCGTCATCCGGCACATGAGCGACGAGATCGCGGTGATGCAGGCGGGGAGGATCGTCGAGGCCGGACCCGCCGCCGCCGTGCTCGAACGCCCCGGCCATCCCTATACGCGCGCGCTCATCGCCGCCGTGCCGAGGCTCTGCGCATGA
- a CDS encoding asparaginase — protein MMLRPPLRIAVTRGGHVESRHAVSAAIVRGDAILAGWGDIDGNVFARSSLKPLQALGVLGHSPKLDAERLALACASHNGEAVHVEGVTRWLADLGLGPEALECGAHPPIDPPSARTMIEAHGTPGRQHNNCSGKHCGFLQLSQQLGVDPHGYTGRNHSVQAEVRRQIGRLLGLNMTALSWGVDGCGAPIYAFPVTALARGFARLAAPESLPRDLEASATRIFAAMAGAPYLVAGRDRFDTAVMQALPGRLIAKGGAEGVLTAADAETGLGIALKVHDGAKRAAEVAMAALLGAALGVDGSAVAAMAAVPVLNAEGRAVGDIHLEQEGSLSWT, from the coding sequence ATGATGCTCCGCCCGCCCCTCAGGATCGCCGTCACGCGCGGCGGCCATGTCGAAAGCCGTCACGCGGTCTCGGCGGCGATCGTGCGCGGCGACGCGATCCTCGCCGGGTGGGGCGACATCGACGGCAATGTGTTCGCGCGGTCGTCCTTGAAGCCGCTCCAGGCGCTCGGCGTGCTCGGGCACAGCCCGAAGCTCGATGCGGAACGGCTGGCGCTCGCCTGCGCCTCGCACAACGGCGAGGCGGTGCACGTGGAGGGCGTCACCCGCTGGCTCGCCGATCTCGGGCTCGGCCCCGAGGCGCTCGAATGCGGCGCGCATCCGCCGATCGACCCGCCGAGCGCGCGGACGATGATCGAGGCGCACGGCACGCCGGGGCGGCAGCACAACAACTGCTCGGGGAAGCATTGCGGCTTCCTGCAACTCTCGCAGCAGCTCGGCGTCGACCCGCACGGCTACACGGGCCGCAACCACTCCGTGCAGGCGGAGGTGCGCCGCCAGATCGGCCGCCTGCTCGGCCTCAACATGACGGCGCTGTCGTGGGGCGTCGACGGCTGCGGGGCGCCGATCTACGCGTTTCCGGTCACGGCGCTGGCGCGCGGCTTCGCGCGGCTCGCGGCGCCCGAGAGCCTGCCGCGCGATCTCGAAGCCTCGGCCACGCGCATCTTCGCGGCGATGGCCGGGGCGCCATACCTCGTCGCCGGGCGCGACCGTTTCGACACCGCCGTCATGCAGGCGCTGCCCGGACGCCTCATCGCGAAGGGCGGCGCGGAGGGCGTTCTGACCGCCGCCGACGCGGAAACCGGCCTCGGCATCGCGCTCAAGGTGCACGACGGCGCGAAACGCGCGGCGGAAGTCGCGATGGCGGCGCTGCTCGGGGCGGCGCTCGGCGTGGACGGCAGCGCCGTCGCCGCGATGGCGGCGGTGCCGGTGCTGAATGCGGAGGGCCGCGCCGTCGGCGACATTCATCTGGAACAGGAAGGTTCGCTTTCGTGGACGTGA
- a CDS encoding leucyl aminopeptidase — translation MDVRFSTGGGDGIAVTLAFSDRGLPETLKAAAEARGFTGKADETVDLVVADGAVARRALLIGGGPQADFTPVAATAAGRHLSAIAGLGGQALDVRGVPDAVVAAFAFGVLDGAYRDDRYKTAPPTPLAPAALTMIVDAPDACTADFAAMPALAEGIAAARDLANAPPNRMTPPLFADWCRALAIPGLDVEVLDAEALAALGMGALIGVGQGSAAPPCVVVLRWSARGGEAPLAFIGKGVTFDSGGLLPKPAEEMWDMKYDRAGAAAVVGAMIALARRNAAVDAVGIIGLAENMPSGAAQRPGDVVVSHSGQTIEVLHTDAEGRLLLCDLLSYARARFKPSALIDIATLTGGLTSVLTDQYAGLYANDDALAASLTETGEACGERLWRLPLGEAFDRMIDSPVADMQNICKVRWGGTVTAAQFLKRFVGDTPWAHLDIFGPAWNHGAKGRHGATGYGVRLLAAIAERQAAQ, via the coding sequence GTGGACGTGAGGTTTTCCACCGGCGGCGGAGACGGCATCGCCGTCACGCTCGCCTTTTCGGATCGCGGCCTGCCCGAAACGCTGAAGGCCGCGGCGGAAGCGCGCGGCTTCACGGGCAAGGCGGACGAGACCGTCGACTTGGTGGTCGCGGACGGCGCAGTCGCACGGCGCGCCCTGCTGATCGGTGGCGGGCCACAGGCTGATTTCACGCCGGTCGCAGCGACGGCGGCAGGGCGGCACCTGTCCGCGATCGCAGGGCTCGGCGGGCAGGCGCTCGACGTGCGCGGCGTGCCGGATGCCGTCGTCGCCGCCTTCGCGTTCGGCGTGCTCGACGGGGCCTATCGCGACGACCGCTACAAGACCGCGCCGCCCACGCCGCTCGCACCCGCCGCGCTCACCATGATCGTGGACGCCCCGGACGCCTGCACGGCAGACTTCGCGGCCATGCCCGCGCTCGCGGAGGGCATCGCCGCCGCGCGCGACCTCGCCAACGCGCCGCCCAACCGCATGACGCCGCCGCTGTTCGCGGACTGGTGCCGTGCGCTCGCGATTCCGGGCCTCGACGTCGAGGTGCTGGACGCGGAGGCGCTCGCCGCGCTCGGCATGGGCGCGCTCATCGGCGTCGGGCAAGGCAGCGCCGCGCCGCCGTGCGTCGTCGTGCTGCGCTGGTCGGCACGCGGCGGCGAGGCGCCGCTCGCCTTCATCGGCAAGGGCGTCACCTTCGATTCGGGCGGTCTCCTCCCCAAGCCGGCCGAGGAAATGTGGGACATGAAATACGACCGCGCGGGCGCCGCCGCCGTGGTCGGCGCGATGATCGCGCTCGCGCGCCGGAACGCAGCCGTGGACGCGGTCGGCATCATCGGGCTTGCCGAGAACATGCCCTCCGGCGCGGCCCAGCGTCCCGGCGACGTCGTCGTCTCGCACTCGGGGCAGACGATCGAAGTGCTGCACACCGATGCCGAGGGGCGCCTGCTGCTCTGCGACCTCCTCAGCTACGCCCGCGCGCGATTCAAGCCGTCCGCGCTCATCGACATCGCGACGCTGACCGGCGGCCTCACCTCGGTGCTGACCGATCAGTACGCGGGGCTCTACGCCAACGACGATGCGCTCGCAGCATCGCTCACGGAGACCGGCGAGGCGTGCGGCGAGCGGCTGTGGCGGCTGCCGCTCGGCGAGGCGTTCGACCGCATGATCGATTCGCCCGTCGCCGACATGCAGAACATCTGCAAGGTGCGCTGGGGCGGCACCGTCACCGCCGCGCAGTTCCTGAAGCGCTTCGTTGGCGACACGCCGTGGGCGCATCTCGACATCTTCGGCCCGGCGTGGAACCACGGCGCGAAAGGACGGCACGGCGCGACCGGATACGGCGTCCGCCTGCTCGCGGCGATCGCCGAACGGCAGGCCGCGCAATGA
- a CDS encoding dipeptide epimerase has translation MNIDVRVETWPLRDPIRITGYTFESFDFLVVTLEEDGFTGRGEASGVYYRGDLPAKAAAEIEALRPRLRGIDRAALAELLPPGCARNALDCALWELEARKSATPVWALAGLEQAPKPLKTTFTVGAEDPDTLVRIATTAYADAKAIKMKLTGEAVDADRVRAVRAARPDVWIGVDANQGFTRASLDALMPVLVEAGVGLIEQPFAIGREADLDGLASPIPVAADESVQSTAEIPGLVGRADIVNIKLDKCGGLTEALAMVKLARELGLGVMVGNMVGTSLAMAPACLVGQLCDFADLDGPLALRDDRAARVLYAGGEITCPSDVWG, from the coding sequence ATGAACATCGACGTGCGCGTGGAGACGTGGCCGCTGCGCGATCCGATCCGGATCACCGGCTACACGTTCGAGAGCTTCGATTTCCTCGTCGTGACGCTGGAGGAGGACGGCTTCACCGGCCGCGGCGAGGCGAGCGGCGTCTATTATCGCGGCGACCTGCCCGCGAAGGCCGCCGCCGAGATCGAAGCGCTGCGGCCGCGCCTTCGCGGCATCGACCGCGCCGCGCTCGCGGAGCTGCTGCCGCCCGGCTGCGCGCGCAACGCGCTCGATTGCGCGCTCTGGGAACTGGAAGCGCGCAAGAGCGCCACGCCCGTGTGGGCGCTTGCCGGGCTGGAACAGGCACCGAAGCCGCTGAAAACGACCTTCACCGTGGGCGCCGAAGACCCCGACACGCTCGTGAGGATCGCCACCACGGCTTACGCGGACGCGAAAGCGATCAAGATGAAGCTGACCGGCGAGGCCGTGGACGCCGACCGCGTGCGCGCCGTCCGCGCCGCCCGGCCGGACGTGTGGATCGGCGTCGACGCCAATCAGGGCTTCACGCGCGCCAGCCTCGATGCGCTGATGCCGGTGCTCGTCGAGGCGGGCGTCGGCCTCATCGAGCAGCCCTTCGCCATCGGCCGCGAGGCCGACCTCGACGGTCTCGCCTCGCCGATCCCGGTCGCGGCCGATGAAAGCGTGCAGTCGACCGCCGAGATTCCCGGCCTCGTCGGCCGCGCGGACATCGTCAACATCAAGCTCGACAAGTGCGGCGGCCTCACCGAGGCGCTGGCGATGGTGAAGCTGGCGCGCGAGCTTGGCCTCGGCGTGATGGTCGGCAACATGGTGGGCACGTCGCTGGCGATGGCCCCGGCCTGCCTCGTGGGGCAGCTTTGCGACTTCGCCGATCTCGACGGCCCGCTCGCGCTGCGGGACGACCGGGCGGCGCGCGTGCTTTACGCGGGCGGCGAGATCACGTGCCCGTCGGACGTATGGGGCTGA
- a CDS encoding amidohydrolase family protein yields the protein MARSRTWVDFPSKPKWTPPPGAVDAHVHVFGPEAEFPFSPLAKYHPEDATPEMLFALRDHLGFSKNVIVQASCHGTDNAATLNAIAKSGGRARGVAVVDPDIGLDELKRLHAGGIRGIRFNFLKRLVDNAPKDRFIEVAKRVAPLGWHVVVYFEADILEELIPFLEAIPTTIVVDHLGRPDISQGPDGADISAFKALLDSHPNIWTKVSGAERLSPMGPPFDDFVEVVRPIVERYPDRVLWGTDWPHPNMEHRIPDDGTLVDVLPRIAVTEALQRKLLVTNPERLYWAD from the coding sequence ATGGCGCGCAGCAGGACCTGGGTCGATTTCCCCTCGAAGCCGAAATGGACGCCGCCGCCCGGTGCCGTCGACGCGCACGTGCACGTGTTCGGCCCCGAAGCGGAATTCCCGTTCAGCCCGCTCGCCAAGTACCATCCCGAGGACGCGACGCCCGAGATGCTGTTCGCGCTGCGCGATCACCTCGGCTTTTCGAAGAACGTCATCGTGCAGGCGAGTTGCCACGGCACCGACAATGCCGCGACGCTCAATGCCATCGCCAAATCGGGCGGCCGCGCGCGCGGCGTTGCCGTGGTCGATCCCGATATCGGCCTCGACGAATTGAAGCGCCTGCACGCGGGCGGCATACGGGGCATACGCTTCAACTTCCTGAAGCGCCTCGTCGACAATGCCCCGAAGGACAGATTCATCGAGGTCGCGAAGCGCGTTGCCCCGCTCGGCTGGCACGTCGTCGTCTATTTCGAGGCGGACATCCTCGAAGAGCTGATCCCGTTCCTCGAAGCGATCCCGACCACCATCGTCGTCGACCACCTCGGCCGGCCGGACATTTCGCAGGGGCCGGACGGCGCCGACATCAGCGCGTTCAAGGCGCTGCTCGACAGCCATCCCAACATCTGGACCAAGGTCTCCGGCGCCGAACGCCTGTCGCCGATGGGCCCGCCGTTCGACGATTTCGTGGAGGTCGTCCGCCCGATCGTCGAGCGCTACCCCGACCGCGTGCTCTGGGGCACCGACTGGCCGCACCCCAACATGGAGCACCGCATCCCCGACGACGGCACGCTCGTCGACGTGCTGCCGCGCATCGCGGTGACGGAGGCGTTGCAGCGCAAGCTGCTCGTGACGAACCCAGAACGGCTCTATTGGGCGGATTGA
- a CDS encoding 4-oxalomesaconate tautomerase, with the protein MSEGVRCMWMRGGTSKGGYFLGADLPQDPASRDALLLRIMGSPDPRQIDGMGGADPLTSKVAVVSKSARPGVDVDYLFLQVFVDEAVVSDAQNCGNILAGVGPFAIERGLVTAEDGETNVSIYMENTGQIAVATVSTPGGAVTYEGTARIDGVPGAHAPVPLAFRDTAGSSCGALLPTGQAVDVIEGVPCTLIDNGMPCVVMRAADVGASGYESREALDAASALKARIEAIRLKAGPMMNLGDVAAKSVPKMMLVAPPRSGGAISVRSFIPHRAHASIGVLGAVSVATACLIAGSPAAAVAAVPEGMRRLISVEHPTGEMSCVLDVDESGAVTRAALLRTARKLMDGVVF; encoded by the coding sequence ATGTCTGAGGGCGTCCGCTGCATGTGGATGCGCGGCGGCACGTCGAAGGGTGGCTATTTTCTCGGCGCCGACCTGCCGCAGGACCCGGCGTCGCGCGACGCGCTGCTGCTGCGGATCATGGGCTCGCCCGATCCGCGCCAGATCGACGGCATGGGCGGCGCCGATCCGCTGACCAGCAAGGTCGCCGTCGTCTCGAAATCCGCGCGGCCGGGCGTGGATGTCGATTACCTGTTCCTTCAGGTGTTCGTGGACGAGGCGGTCGTCAGCGACGCGCAGAACTGTGGCAACATCCTCGCGGGTGTCGGCCCGTTCGCGATCGAGCGCGGGCTGGTGACGGCGGAGGACGGTGAGACGAACGTCTCCATCTACATGGAAAACACCGGCCAGATCGCGGTGGCGACGGTCAGCACGCCCGGCGGCGCCGTGACCTACGAGGGGACCGCGCGCATCGACGGCGTGCCGGGCGCCCATGCGCCCGTGCCGCTCGCGTTCCGCGACACGGCGGGGTCGAGCTGCGGCGCGCTGCTGCCGACAGGGCAGGCCGTGGACGTGATCGAGGGCGTGCCCTGCACGCTCATCGACAACGGGATGCCCTGCGTCGTGATGCGGGCGGCGGACGTGGGCGCGAGCGGCTACGAGAGCCGCGAGGCGCTCGACGCCGCGTCGGCGCTCAAGGCCCGGATCGAGGCGATCCGCCTGAAGGCCGGCCCGATGATGAACCTCGGCGATGTCGCGGCGAAATCGGTGCCGAAGATGATGCTGGTGGCGCCGCCGCGCAGCGGCGGGGCGATCAGCGTCCGCAGCTTCATCCCGCACCGCGCGCACGCGAGCATCGGCGTGCTCGGCGCGGTGAGCGTGGCGACGGCCTGCCTGATCGCGGGGTCTCCCGCCGCCGCCGTCGCCGCAGTGCCGGAGGGGATGCGGAGGCTGATCTCGGTCGAGCATCCGACCGGCGAGATGAGCTGCGTGCTCGACGTCGACGAGAGCGGCGCGGTGACGCGCGCGGCGCTGCTGCGCACGGCGCGCAAGCTGATGGACGGGGTGGTGTTCTAG